The following proteins are encoded in a genomic region of Debaryomyces hansenii CBS767 chromosome G complete sequence:
- a CDS encoding DEHA2G12848p (no similarity), with translation MRRKSCYQIYLRVFQMWVTSTFYVHFLRRFIVSVVIPILYDHLYIINMLVNNSKQAFVGICGFSPNSENTPNPYARPTPDLTPEKSPSRHSYNVAHLSVGSFGAELSTDVVRKFWTYTPEEWLGSCTTGPVLSQ, from the coding sequence ATGCGTCGGAAAAGTtgttatcaaatatatctcaGGGTCTTCCAAATGTGGGTTACCAGTACTTTTTATGTCCATTTCTTGCGCAGATTCATCGTGCTGGTTGTAATCCCCATATTGTATGATCACCtctatataattaatatgCTAGTGAACAATCTGAAACAAGCTTTTGTGGGAATCTGCGGCTTCCTGCCTAATTCGGAAAACACTCCAAACCCTTACGCTAGACCTACACCAGACCTTACACCAGAAAAATCTCCATCACGACATTCGTATAATGTCGCGCATTTGTCTGTTGGATCGTTCGGCGCGGAACTTTCAACCGACGTCGTTCGCAAATTCTGGACTTACACCCCCGAAGAATGGCTCGGTTCTTGCACGACGGGCCCGGTTCTCTCCCAGTAG
- a CDS encoding DEHA2G12804p (weakly similar to uniprot|Q03868 Saccharomyces cerevisiae YDR104c SPO71 meiosis-specific protein of unknown function): MASPYQDDIVNIPKSSFTAFRLTYQNPKLLSDTSKCILLGSIPNLWLSDNKLGFFTGATNHAKSKVKKRFKSAVGTVNKSIRSSSGYKMNNNCGEGPEGGFNLFFRGAKRNDINKIVNEIALEQDRETEEISNANYESNDDAGVLSGDFDTTAASSESSLGYYDPVTEVSSPVKSFFYPAKFDMKSQDGNGDFSGFNTENLEMDDIVDLQTSEYSDARRESVVSTGESTIVFNAPAAEEGSRLGVTFDPSVTTKTSSRKKKVEIAIPAPYEMTTEDLLKAEKENHRFRKKFKHFAKGSRKVAKSKGNDLRSRIYSNIWKSYEVGEIMRMDKMLVLIKYAYNVSNATGFGENEPCDSRVYERWKEYIVVLRKAENIEAPLAVQLYDIRATTNDTKTKPAFSFKITYAVRSRFYSGVDKSISLCVPKENGAMIYIMKPSNQFTSFRWLHFISQFIRHQFDRTFRVAIPGLKLSLILRVPESELIKSLQSDNVLEVRRLEKGYKIEYSNMIQYLKDAVLTELERKKDFPEVADWLMKNPDPWFCFKQYDRLEWVVNNSAIFFIQNQLLSRSFQLEFRNKAHHERYTRMEQGDYMTEPTPIEGFLSRLTNTYGSERSMLKSFHKISYFYSADDILFFTKFFRGTPPSPNNALLKDDTDGILDKLPPVYEHNPFPINSNEHISWLNKDNFELHDQNAIQELERRAQQIIKAEALIDICLIVEVRAIPYQNSRKAQNLLLCLLWYSAPELVHDVSIVDSLFEIEMQNGSIVKLQAPSRIIRDEWITRLTELRDYWVSRRSNDLNGLICTRLQNEKDLKINEYVDSNITQENDVMGPHMAHADSNMFNINCIAMSSCVLMSGYLYQKSKKHSNFSQYFTVLCPGFLVLFTLYKRSKRTGTWKQSPYFQHYLTIPISDCYVYSGQTTTLDLLSDEQDFHAGNPGQHSLPRIYSDGWKSSEEEPVRCFTLWFGKKRGIIGKDRAAEKYSNSKENEANTSSQKNPGLIRMIKRLGVTGKSIVFMARSRQEREIWVQRIATEIDRFAKNE, from the coding sequence ATGGCACTGCCTTATCAAGATGATATAGTTAATATTCCGAAATCGTCATTTACAGCATTTAGGTTGACCTATCAAAATCCAAAACTTTTATCGGATACATCGAAATGTATACTATTGGGAAGTATTCCTAATTTATGGCTACTGGACAATAAGCTAGGGTTTTTCACGGGAGCAACGAATCATGCCAAAAGCAAGGTTAAGAAAAGATTCAAGAGTGCAGTCGGAACGGTGAATAAGAGTATACGAAGCAGTTCAGGATACAAGATGAATAATAACTGCGGAGAGGGGCCGGAAGGTggatttaatttgtttttcaGGGGTGCTAAGAGaaatgatatcaataaGATAGTTAATGAAATTGCGCTTGAACAGGATCGAGAGACAGAGGAAATAAGCAACGCGAACTACGAGTCTAATGACGATGCCGGTGTACTCAGCGGGGATTTCGATACTACTGCTGCGTCATCTGAATCGTCTTTGGGCTATTATGACCCTGTAACTGAGGTTTCTTCTCCTGTAAAATCGTTCTTTTATCCGGCAAAGTTTGATATGAAATCACAAGACGGAAATGGCGATTTTAGTGGATTCAATACCGAAAATCTAGAAATGGACGATATCGTAGATTTACAGACGTCTGAATATTCTGACGCTAGACGAGAATCAGTAGTCCTGACCGGAGAATCAACAATCGTATTTAATGCTCCTGCTGCAGAAGAAGGTTCTAGATTAGGCGTTACGTTCGATCCCAGTGTCACAACAAAGACCTCTTCTCGCAAGAAAAAGGTAGAAATTGCAATTCCAGCACCATATGAAATGACTACTGAAGATTTACTCAAAGCAGAAAAGGAGAATCATAGATTTCggaaaaaattcaagcaTTTTGCAAAGGGATCTCGAAAAGTGGCAAAGTCAAAAGGCAATGACTTACGGCTGAGAATATATAGCAATATCTGGAAAAGCTATGAAGTCGGAGAAATTATGCGAATGGACAAGATGTTGGTGTTAATCAAATATGCGTATAATGTTAGTAATGCGACCGGGTTTGGAGAGAATGAGCCTTGTGATTCTAGAGTTTACGAACGATGGAAGGAGTATATTGTTGTATTGAGGAAAGCAGAGAATATAGAGGCGCCCTTGGCTGTACAATTGTATGATATCCGTGCAACAACTAACGATACTAAAACGAAGCCAGCGTTTAGCTTCAAGATAACTTATGCCGTTAGAAGTCGTTTTTATAGTGGCGTTGACAAAAGTATAAGTTTATGTGTTCCAAAAGAGAATGGCGcaatgatatatataatgaaacCCAGCAATCAGTTTACCTCTTTTAGATGGTTACACTTcatttctcaatttattcgTCATCAGTTTGATAGAACATTTCGTGTTGCAATCCCAGGCTTGAAATTATCCTTGATACTTAGAGTTCCAGAatcagaattaattaaacTGCTTCAGAGTGATAATGTATTAGAGGTTCGGAGGTTGGAGAAGGgatataaaattgaatatagtAACATGATACAGTATTTAAAGGATGCGGTTCTCACAGAGCTAGagagaaagaaagattTTCCGGAAGTAGCAGACTGGTTAATGAAAAACCCTGATCCTTGGTTTTGTTTTAAACAGTATGACAGGTTGGAATGGGTCGTTAATAATAGTgctatttttttcattcaaaatcaacTATTATCAAGGTCATTTCAATTGGAATTTAGAAATAAAGCACATCATGAGAGATATACAAGAATGGAACAAGGGGATTACATGACAGAGCCCACTCCAATAGAAGGATTTTTATCTAGACTAACGAATACCTACGGTTCTGAAAGATCGATGCTAAAGTCAtttcataaaatttcatatttctaCAGTGCAGACGATATCCTTTTTTTCACAAAGTTTTTCAGAGGCACACCGCCTTCTCcaaataatgcattattgaaagacgATACTGACGGAATTTTGGATAAATTACCTCCAGTGTATGAACATAACCCGTTTCCAATAAACAGCAATGAACACATTTCTTGGttaaataaagataattttgaaCTTCATGATCAGAATGCTATACAAGAGTTAGAAAGAAGGGCACAACAAATCATCAAAGCAGAAGctttaattgatatttgcTTGATTGTAGAGGTTAGAGCTATTCCTTATCAAAATAGCAGAAAAGCCCAAAATCTACTATTATGCCTTCTTTGGTACTCAGCGCCTGAATTAGTTCATGATGTCTCAATAGTagattctttatttgaaattgaaatgcAGAACGGCAGTATTGTAAAACTTCAAGCACCATCACGAATCATTAGAGATGAATGGATAACTAGATTGACAGAACTAAGAGACTATTGGGTAAGTAGAAGGagtaatgatttaaatGGTTTAATTTGTACTCGACTTCAAAACGAAAAGgacttgaaaattaatgaatacGTTGATTCAAACATTACCCAAGAGAATGACGTAATGGGACCGCACATGGCCCATGCTGATTCCAATATGTTTAATATTAATTGTATTGCTATGTCAAGTTGTGTACTTATGAGTGGCTATTTATATCAGAAGCTGAAAAAGCATTCAAATTTCAGCCAATATTTTACTGTGCTATGCCCAGGGTTTTTGGTATTGTTTACCTTATACAAGAGGTCCAAAAGAACTGGTACATGGAAGCAGAGTCCTTATTTTCAACACTACTTGACAATTCCTATATCTGATTGTTATGTTTATTCAGGTCAAACTACAACATTGGATTTACTAAGTGATGAACAAGACTTTCATGCCGGGAACCCGGGTCAACATTCTTTGCCGAGGATATACTCAGATGGATGGAAGTCTTCAGAAGAGGAGCCTGTAAGATGTTTTACGTTATGGTTTGGGAAGAAAAGAGGAATAATAGGGAAAGATAGAGCTGCTGAAAAATATAGTAATTCAAAGGAAAATGAAGCAAACACGTCATCGCAAAAGAATCCTGGATTAATCAGGATGATAAAGAGATTAGGGGTTACCGGTAAAAGTATCGTATTTATGGCCAGGTCGAGACAGGAAAGGGAAATATGGGTTCAAAGGATTGCAACCGAAATCGATCGTTTTGCAAAAAATGAATag
- a CDS encoding DEHA2G12782p (weakly similar to uniprot|Q03860 Saccharomyces cerevisiae YDR100W Golgi apparatus membrane protein TVP15), whose protein sequence is MNLDALNGSDLNGAFKIANLAVAGLSILSGLSQLFSGIQSFVLGIYIIAFGGVIGLLEFRVPAEAYAYASFLFSFIGRGIFYTLIGASINGGSAFRIIAGLLIFVVGLVYISLEAIPSISPPENMNPEGIAIGINDEDII, encoded by the exons ATGAATTTAGACGCTTTGAATGGACTGGATCTAAATGGAGCCTTCAAGATCGCCAATTTGGCAGTGGCAGGTTTATCA ATTTTATCAGGCCTTTCTCAATTATTCAGTGGAAT ACAATCG TTTGTTCTtggaatttatataatcgCATTTGGCGGTGTAATTGGTCTTCTTG AATTTAGGGTTCCGGCCGAGGCTTATGCCTATGCATCATTTTTGTTTTCGTTTATTGGTAGGGGTATCT TCTACACATTAATTGGTGCAAGTATCAATGGTGGTAGTGCTTTCAGAATTATAGCAGGTCTCTTAATTTTCGTCGTCGGATTGGTCTATATCAGCTTAGAAGCTATTCCTAGCATTTCTCCTCCAGAAAACATGAATCCTGAAGGTATTGCTATTGGTAtcaatgatgaagatataatTTAG
- a CDS encoding DEHA2G12870p (highly similar to uniprot|P16387 Saccharomyces cerevisiae YER178w PDA1 E1 alpha subunit of the pyruvate dehydrogenase (PDH) complex), with translation MISRSITHQLARGAGVMGRRTMASASSDLVSIKLPESSFEGYNLEIPELSFETEKDTLLQMYKDMIIIRRMEMASDALYKAKKIRGFCHLSIGQEAVAVGIEAAINKKDSVITSYRCHGFTYMRGASVKEVLGELMGKRSGVSYGKGGSMHMYAQGFYGGNGIVGAQVPLGAGLAFAHKYRGEGNCTFNLYGDGASNQGQVFESYNMAKLWDLPCVFACENNKYGMGTSASRSSAMTEYYKRGQYIPGLKVNGMDILACYQASKFAKDWCTSGNGPLVLEYETYRYGGHSMSDPGTTYRTREEVQHMRSRNDPIAGLKATLLELDIATEEEIKSYDKAARKYVDEQVAEAEADAPPEAKMDILFEDVYVPGSEIKELRGRISDDTWNFEKGTFSNRVY, from the coding sequence ATGATTAGCCGTAGCATTACACACCAATTGGCTAGGGGCGCCGGTGTCATGGGCAGAAGAACCATGGCCAGCGCATCCAGCGACTTAGTTAGCATCAAATTGCCAGAATCATCATTCGAAGGGTACAACTTGGAAATTCCAGAATTAAGCTTCGAAACTGAAAAGGACACGTTATTGCAAATGTACAAGGACATGATCATTATCAGAAGAATGGAAATGGCTTCGGATGCTTTGTACAAGGCCAAGAAGATCAGAGGGTTCTGTCACTTGTCGATTGGACAAGAAGCGGTTGCTGTTGGTATTGAGGCTGCCATCAACAAGAAGGATTCCGTGATTACGTCGTACAGATGTCACGGATTCACATACATGAGAGGGGCATCTGTCAAGGAAGTTTTGGGAGAATTGATGGGTAAGAGATCAGGTGTTTCTTACGGTAAGGGTGGTTCTATGCACATGTATGCACAAGGATTCTACGGTGGTAACGGTATTGTGGGTGCACAAGTTCCATTGGGAGCCGGTTTAGCTTTTGCTCACAAGTACAGGGGTGAAGGAAACTGCACTTTCAACCTTTACGGTGATGGTGCCTCCAACCAAGGTCAAGTTTTCGAATCGTACAACATGGCCAAGTTATGGGACTTGCCATGTGTTTTTGCGTGTGAAAACAACAAGTACGGTATGGGTACTTCTGCCTCAAGATCGTCTGCCATGACCGAATACTACAAGAGAGGTCAATACATTCCTGGTTTAAAGGTCAACGGTATGGATATTTTGGCTTGTTACCAAGCCTCCAAGTTCGCTAAGGACTGGTGTACTTCGGGTAACGGTCCATTGGTCTTGGAATACGAAACCTATAGATATGGTGGTCACTCCATGTCTGACCCTGGTACCACTTACAGAACTAGAGAAGAAGTTCAACACATGAGATCTAGAAACGATCCAATTGCTGGATTAAAGGCCACCTTATTAGAATTAGACATCGCtactgaagaagaaattaagtCTTACGACAAGGCTGCTAGAAAATACGTCGACGAACAAGTTGCTGAAGCTGAAGCCGATGCTCCACCTGAAGCTAAGATGGATATCTTATTCGAAGACGTCTACGTTCCTGGCTCTGAAATCAAGGAATTAAGAGGTAGAATATCCGATGACACCTGGAACTTTGAAAAGGGTACTTTCTCCAACAGGGTTTACTAA
- a CDS encoding DEHA2G12826p (some similarities with uniprot|P32917 Saccharomyces cerevisiae Ydr103w STE5 scaffold protein that in response to pheromone shuttles from the nucleus to the plasma membrane and assembles kinases Ste11p Ste7p and Fus3p into a specific signaling complex) produces the protein MSQPSTPENRKAKVSWRRKLLKGSGSRGGSSDGDSGVMGRISPSTSSSTTEGGSPRAKGRKTGRYIGGGYSSYSADGSRCESEQGTPRKSGMAFLGLLHKTRTPTGESPNMGEMMDPMHDWDSLFTGSANPFFCNASLALHEMVSPKQGARGPQVKPFIFTQSHQTTTNRPDSGTRCLICDEYLQTKLSDEKIVDLKCGDFVHSECFQITINYEIERLAETSSLDSSSDHSTLIDKIFPKCTGRECSVGGVITPMLPMDDGYVDDIIVNALIAQQDHDSKSKNSNLAALGSTLESNKNHNRRTKLQSDSLGTVSPLITPKLYNQLRPVFGSSISEPVIPIRPLKPRQRVSLIREPSIKTRSPSPNSSISTMNTETIKITNYKGVSIETLKDQFIQYLIDNCPQFSLSTLLKLGPLRLVDQLLVSTSSLKLFERKICYLFTNFLAIWTINGPYPVLFPLDAEKLSISTHNESVLKLKTTDSGSYIKEILLNSEVDSIIEKWVVAVSDIYFCFPSDVLTSTIILPKYKKEPSYIDEVLFPKPCARRNSSNTVSSVKKSNSTIDVIDINNETPTISNISFPSPSKADMVDPNSDSDSDSDLEKITNALNLEHQQYASKNSVISMNPDNISSHSIYNQESASDDEDSDQELIDDVLKQKNEKHSSDSCESGWNALFADITLALVNNQNY, from the coding sequence ATGTCGCAACCAAGCACACCGGAAAACCGCAAGGCCAAGGTTAGTTGGCGGAGAAAGCTTTTGAAAGGAAGTGGCAGTCGAGGTGGTAGTCTGGACGGAGACAGTGGGGTTATGGGGAGAATTAGTCCGAGTACATCCAGTTCGACGACCGAGGGAGGGTCCCCACGAGCCAAGGGGAGGAAGACAGGAAGGTATATTGGAGGAGGATATAGCAGTTATTCTGCTGATGGGAGTCGGTGTGAGAGCGAGCAGGGGACGCCTAGGAAGTCGGGAATGGCGTTTTTGGGGCTTCTTCACAAGACGAGGACTCCCACTGGCGAATCGCCTAATATGGGGGAGATGATGGACCCGATGCACGATTGGGACAGTTTGTTCACAGGTTCGGCCAATCCGTTTTTCTGTAATGCGTCGTTGGCATTACACGAGATGGTCAGTCCGAAACAGGGGGCGAGAGGGCCCCAGGTTAAGCCATTTATCTTCACTCAGTCCCACCAAACGACTACAAATCGACCAGATCTGGGAACACGGTGCCTTATATGTGACGAGTATCTTCAAACCAAGCTTCTGGATGAAAAAATAGTGGACTTGAAGTGTGGAGACTTTGTCCACAGTGAATGTTTTCAGATAACAATAAACTACGAGATCGAACGGTTGGCTGAGACATCCTCACTCGACTCGAGCAGCGACCATTCGACGTTGATCGATAAAATCTTTCCCAAATGCACCGGCAGAGAGTGTTCGGTCGGTGGAGTGATTACACCCATGTTGCCCATGGATGACGGCTACGTGGACGATATTATTGTCAATGCATTGATTGCCCAACAAGACCACGATTcgaaatcaaaaaataGTAATCTCGCTGCCTTAGGTTCAACTTTAGAATCTAATAAGAACCACAATAGAAGAACGAAACTTCAATCTGACTCCTTAGGCACTGTGAGTCCCCTTATTACACCAAAGCTATACAACCAACTACGGCCAGTTTTCGGTTCATCGATTTCAGAACCAGTCATTCCAATCCGTCCATTAAAACCAAGACAAAGGGTATCACTTATACGGGAACCCTCTATCAAAACGAGGTCACCTTCACCCAATTCTAGTATTTCTACGATGAATACCGAAACTATCAAGATCACTAATTACAAAGGAGTATCTATTGAGACCTTGAAGGATCagtttattcaatatttaattgaCAATTGTCCTCAATTCAGTTTATCGACACTATTGAAATTAGGTCCTTTACGGTTGGTCGATCAACTACTAGTTAGCACATCAAGTttaaaattgtttgaaCGGAAGATTTGTTATCTATTCACAAACTTTTTGGCCATATGGACAATCAATGGTCCATATCCGGTATTATTCCCGTTAGATGCAGAAAAACTTTCTATTAGCACCCACAATGAATCagtattgaaattgaagactACTGATTCAGGTTCAtatatcaaagaaattttgttaaattcTGAAGTTGATTCGATTATCGAAAAATGGGTAGTTGCTGTATCAGACATTTATTTTTGCTTCCCTTCTGATGTTCTCACATCAACCATTATCTTACCCAAATATAAGAAGGAGCCTTCttatattgatgaagttcTCTTCCCCAAGCCTTGTGCTCGCCGGAATAGTTCAAATACAGTTTCTTCTGTAAAGAAGAGTAATTCTACAATTGATGTCATTGATATCAATAACGAAACACCTactatttcaaatatttcatttccaTCACCTTCCAAAGCAGATATGGTGGATCCCAATAGTGATTCTGATAGCGACTCTGATCTAGAAAAGATTACAAATGCGCTTAATTTGGAGCATCAACAATATGCTTCAAAGAATTCAGTTATTTCAATGAATcctgataatatttcttccCACAGCATTTATAATCAAGAAAGTGCtagtgatgatgaagattctGACCAAGAATTGATCGATGACGTTTTAAAGCAGAAAAACGAAAAACACTCGAGCGATAGTTGCGAAAGTGGTTGGAATGCTTTGTTTGCAGATATCACTCTTGCCCTTGTTAATAACCAGAATTACTAg